CGAAGAAGGACTCCGTGCGGTCGAGCGTGGTGGCATCGGCCTCGAGCCGCTCCGCGAAGAGCTGGCGCAGCGAGGCTTCAATCGATTCGCCATCGCCAGTGATGGGCGCGGCACGCGTGGGAACGGTGTGGTCATCCAGGAGCCGCTCGCCGAAGGGATGCGCGGTTCCCGGACCGAGCACGATGAGGCGCGCCTCCGGGCTGGTCAGCGCCGCGTCGAGTGCCGCGAACGCGGGCCCGTCTTCCAACGCCGTGATGCCCCGGGCGGCGAGTTGCTCGATGGCATGGGCATCCCGACCCATGCCCCCATCCGCCCAGAGGGTCCAGTTCACGGAGAGGCTGCGCCCCGGCCGGCCCTGGGCTCGCCGGAAGTCCATGAACGCGTCGAGGAAGGCGTTCGCCGCCGCATAGTCGACCTGTCCGACGTTTCCGAGCTCGGACACGACGGACGAGTAGGCGATGAAGAAGTCCAGCGGGTCGGTGGCCGTGAGCCGGTCGAGCAGCCACGCCCCCAGGACCTTGGGGCGGAGCACGCGGTCGAACGAGGCCGCGTCCTTGGAGAACATGAGCCGGTCTTCGAGGACGCCGCCCGAGTGGATGACGCCTCGAATCGGGCCGAGCGCCTGTCGAATCTCCGCGAGGCTCGCCGCCAGCGCCTCCGGCTGCGTGACATCCGTGGCGAAGTAGCGGACCTGTGTGCCCGTACCGAGTCCCTGCAGTTCCTGAACGGCGCTTGAGATGGCCGCAGAGGCAGGGGAGCGACCGACGAGCGCGATTCGAGCGCCGCGCGTCCGCCGCGCGATGTGCGCCGCCGTCTTTCGCCCCAAGCCTCCAGCACCGCCGACGATGAGGAACACGCCACCCTCGCGGTAGGCCACGTCGCGCGAGGTCGTCTCCGCGCGTGCGACCCTGGCGACAAAGCGGCGAGTGTCCCGGTACGCCACGACGTGTTCTGCATCCGAGGCAGCGAGGCTCTCCTGGCGAAGAAGCCGCAGCACGGAGACGTCATCCGAACCGTCCTGCCCGGCGTCGATGACGACTGGGCGCAGCTTCCGATACTCGAGCGCCAGGGTTCGCGCCGCACCCAACAGGCTCGCGGATGCGTGTCCACGGACGGAGTCACCTGCCTGCACGGAGAACCCGTTCGGGGCCGAGATGGCGATGCGGACCGACTTGAAGCGCGATGCGCCGGCGGCCTTCGCGAGCAGGAAGAGCGCTCGGGCGCCATGCGCTTGGGCGCCCCACAGTTCATCCACCGTGGCGGGCGTCGCGTCACCCGCCGCGAGAAGGCTGTAGATGCGAAGGGACACCTCCGATGGGGTGGCGGCGTTCGACGCGTGGCTCACCAGCCGTGACCAGGCCGTGGGGTCTTCTGGATCGAAGGCCTGTTCCCCCGGGTGCGCGTCCGAGGACGCACGCGCGACGATGACCTCGCCCAGCTCCGCCAGGACGCCCTTCAGCGCGTGGGCATCTGCTCCAGGTGGAAGGAGCAGCAGTGAGACGCCTTGGGAGATGGGGCCGGGAGCAGGGGGCTCGGTGGCCAACCACCTGGGGGCGTAGAGGCTCGCACCTTCCAAAGGCCCACTTCGTGGGACGGTTCGCAGCGGCTCCGTGGCGGAGAGGAAGTCCTTCGAGACTCGCCGGAAGACGGCGCCTTCCAGTTCGAGGACCTCGCCGCCACCCGGTGTGCGGACCCTGATGTCGGCTCGAAGGTCGGCACCTTGTTCGCGGACGGCGGTGTCGCGGAGTTCAACCGTGACGTCACCGCGGAGCGCACCGGACAGTTGGAGCCGCTGAATGAAGTACGGAATCAGCAGGGTGCCCTGGCCGCCGCGCCCCGAAAGCGCTGCGTGCGCGACGACGCACTGGAGGACACCATCGAGCAAGGCCGCATCAACCGCGCCCGTGTCAGGTGCTCCGCGCAGTTGCGCGACGAAGCGGCCGCCCGACCACTGGACTCGCCGGATGACGCGAAGGCTGTCGCCATAGTCGTACCCAGCCTCCGCGAGCCGGGCATAGAGCTCTTGGGCCGTGACTGCCTCGACTCCTGGCTCGGGCAGGGGCTCTTGGCTGCGAGTCAACGACTCGGCGGTCGCCAGTGCCACCATCCCCGTGCAGATCTGCGTGTCCGCGGTCCGCACCACGAAGCGCCCGGGAACTTCGGTGTCGACGGTGTAGGGGCGCTCGGCGTCGATGAGTTTGGGGGTGTGGAACGACACGCCACTCAGCACGGCGGCCGCGGGCGCTGTCCGACGGGCCGCCACGATCGCGGCGCGCAGGAGTTCGGCACCAGGAACGAGCAGATGCCCGGTGATGCGGTGGTCCCGGATGATGGGGTGCTCCGGCCGCCAGGTGCCTTCCATCGGCTGTGTGGCGTGCTGCGCGGCATCGGTGAAGGGGGGCGTCATGGAGGCTGGCTCCAAAGGGACCGGGACGAGGGTGTCGGAAGCCCGCGCGGCGGTGTGCGGGTCGGGCCACGTGGTGCGAGCCGGAGGAAACCGAGGACCTTCGAACACGTAGCCGGGAAGACGGAACGGCCGGTACGGACAGCCGTCTGCGAGCCGCTCCCAATCGATGTCCGCGCCGGCCCGCCACAGAGCGGTCAACACCTTGAGCTTCGTGCCCGCCACATCCCCGTCGAGCGCGAGCACGTGCGTCGCCGGAGAGACGGGGGCCCGAGGCGTTCCCAACGCGAGTGTCGGACCCGCCACGTCGGGCCAGGAGACGGGCGTCGCGTCCATCAGCGACGACACGAGCACCGAACCGGTGGCATCCCGGAGCGGCTCTCCGGGGCCGCGTGCCGCGAGGCAGGGGCCCTGTGCCTTCGTTTCGTTCAGACGCCGGGCGAGCGCCTGGGCCATCGTGGCGAGGTCCTCGGCGCTCCGTGGCGACAGCAGCAGGCGGAGGCTCTCGTCATGAAGCAGATGTCCATCCGCCACGAGCGCCGCCAGTGCCACGAGCGCGGCGTTGTCGACAGGGCCCGTGCCAGCAAGGCTCCACTTCCGATCGACCCGCAGGCGTGCCGTGGCGAGCACCAGCCCTGCCACGCGTTCATCCGAAGGTGAGGGCCCCGCCAGCAACGCATCGAGGTCGCGCCTCACCGTGACGAGGGGTGCTCGCCACTCCTCCAGATGCCGCGAGAACGTGTGCTGCGAACCGAACAAGAGCCGTGCATCCGAGACCGAACGCCGGACGTCCTCCGAGCCGACGTGCACGCTGTCGATCAGCGCTTGAAGCCGCTCCTTGTCCGCTTCCCACGGCAGCAGGGCTTCGCCCGTGAGCGGATGGAGGCACGCAACCAGGGGCCGCCGGAGTTCGACCCGAGCCCCGCCGCCACCCGGAAGCACGGCCCGAAGCGTTTCATCGAAGGGGAGAGCGCCTGCGGCGACGAGGGCTGTGAGGGACTCTCCGGCGAACCTCCGGAACGGCGCACCGCACTGCTCGAGGCTTTCCGCGAAGGCACCCTGGACGCACAAGGCCAAGGCCGGCCGCAACTCCTCGGGGACCGCCGGCAGGTCGAGGAGCGCCGCCATGGAGGCGAGGTTCCCCGCTTCCAGCAGCGCCCCTGTTCGCGCGTCGAGGGCTTTCTCGAAGAGCGGATCCCGACCGTACAGGCTCCTCGCGGCGGAGAGTCCCCCGTCGGGCAGGGCCCCGAACACGAGCGTCAATGGTCCACTCGCCACCGGAACGCGCGCCCCCAAGGTGTCGCTCTCCAGCTTCTCCACCAAGTCCGCGGGCGTCCGCACCACCGCGCTGAAACGGTGCTTGAAGCCGCGCTGGGTCGACTGAAGCGTCAGGCATGCATCGCGCAGCGCCACGGCATCGAAGTCCTCCGCCCGGCAGCGCTCGGCCCAGCTCCGGCGCAGGGCTTGAAGCCCTGACTCCGTTCGCGCGGACAGGACGAACGCGAACGGAGCGTCGTCTGGACCAGGGACGGCGGGTGGGGCGGCCGGACGGTACTCCTCGACCACGGCGTGGCTGTTCACCCCGCCGAAGCCAAAGGAACTCACTCCCGCCCGCAGGGGGGCGCCGTTGGCACGGACCCACGGCTGTCCCTGCGTCACGGGGACGAAGGGCGAACCGTCGAAGTCGATGAGTGGGTTGCGCGTCTGGAGGTTCAGCGTGGCGGGGATCCACGCGTGCCGCATCATCAACAGGACCTTGATGAGCCCCGCGACGCCCGCCGCCGCCTCCAGGTGCCCGATGTTGGTCTTCACCGAACCGATGCCACAGAAGCCTCGCTGGTCGGTGCTGGTGCGGAAGGCCTCGGTGAGCGCGGAGACCTCCACGGGATCGCCCAGGGACGTGCCGGTGCCGTGCGCCTCCACGTACGTGAGCGTGGAGGGCTCCACGTTCGCATCGCGGCAGGCCGCGAGAATGACGTCGCGCTGCGCGTCCGCACGCGGCGCGGTGAGCGAGGCCGCGCGTCCCACATGATTCACGGCCGTGCCGCGGATGACCCCGTGAATGGCGTTCCCGTCCCGTTCCGCATCCGTCAGCCGCCGCAGCAGCAGGACGCCCACGCCTTCTCCTGGAACGTAACCGTCCGCGTCCTTGTCGAACGTCCGGCACTGCCCCGTCGGGCTCAGCATCCGCGACTTGCCGAAGGAGACGTACTTCCAGGGGCTGAAGTCCAGGCTCACGCCCGCGACGAGGCAGTAGTCGGCTTCACCCAGCAGCAGCGCCCGCCGCGCCTGGTGCAGCGCCACGAGCGAGGACGAGCACGCGGTGTCCAGCGTCAGGCTCTCGCCCCTCAGCCCCAGGTGATAGGAGACCCGGTTGGCCAGCATGCACGCGTACGCACCCGCGCAGGCGTGGCCCTCTGTCTCGACGCCCGGGGCATAGACGGACTGGTAGTGGTCCATCGCCATCGCGCCCACGTACACGGCGGTACGCGCCCGCGTCAGCGCAGGGACGGAGACGCCCGCATCCTCGATGCAGTGCCAGGTCTCCTCGAGCAGCAGCCGCTGCTGCGGGTCCATGTTGCGCGCTTCCCGGGGCGAGACGTTGAAGAACCCGTGGTCGAAGCGGTCGAAGTCGCCAAGGAACGCGCCCCAGCGGCTGGGTGAGCGGTCCGGCGCGGTGATGTCCGGCGAGTACCACCGGCCCACGTCCCACCGTTCCGGGGGGACCTCGGTCACGGAGTTGTGGCCCGCGTGGAGGTTGCTCCAGAACGCGGCGGCGTCACGGGCGTCGGGAAAGCGGCACGCCATGCCGATGACCGCCGTGGCGGCATCCAGGCGGAGGTCAGCCAACCCAGTGGGGTCGGTGGTGTGACTCAAGGCTGCTCGATCTCGCGAAGTCATCAACGATGCGGGGACAGTCGGGCAGTCTGGCGTTGCCCTCGGTGCGGTGGAGTGATTGCGAGCGTGGGGGCCTCGAGGCCTCGGACTCACCAGGTAGGGGCGGCGTGAAACATGGAACGTGAATCGCGTGGGGGGATCCACAGCATGACATGCCCCAGTGGGAATAACGTAAGCGATAGGTCTGACATTGCTCTGATACGTGCCGTCGGGTCCGTTTGGGTGTCGTCGTGAACGAACGCACGCTTTTCTTGAATTGACGTGTTGCGTCAATCATTGATCATGATTGGCGTTGACCCACCGGAATGGCGCCGGAATACTGAATCAACTGCGTGCGAATGGGCCACAATCCATTTGCCTCCCCCCTATGCGTGAAAAATGGATCTACCGTCGGTCGATCCCGACGGCGCGACTACGGCTGTTTTGCTTTCCGTACGCGGGGGGCGGTGCGTCCATCTACAGCCGGTGGCAGGACGCGTTCGCGGACGACATCGAGGTGTGCGCGGTGGAACTTCCGGGCCGGCGCGCCCGGCTTCGTGAAACGCCCATTCGTCAGGCGGAGGCCCTGGTCCAGGCCACGGCGGGGGCGCTGTCCGCGCTTCAGGATCTGCCCTTTGCCTTCTTCGGTCACAGCATGGGCGCGCTGCTGGCCTTCGAGCTGGCCTTGCACCTGCGTCGGGCCGGTCAGCCGGGGCCGCGCGCGCTCTTCCTCAGCGCCGCGGCGGCGCCCCAGCTCCCTCGGCGGCATCGGCCGATGTGGAACCTTCCCGACGCCGAGTTCCTCAAGGAGCTCCGCCACTACGGAGGCACGCCCGAGGAGGTCTTCGCCGATCCCGCGATGGTGTCCCTGTTCCTGCCGGCCCTGCGCGCCGACTTCGAGCTCTTCGATACCTACGCATACGGCGGCGCCACCCTGGAGGACGTCCCCCTTTACGTCTACGGCGGGCGAGACGACGTCCGGGTGACGCCCGGAAGCCTCCGAGCCTGGGGCGAGGTCGCGCCGGGGCTCCAGGCCGTGGAGCTGTTCCCAGGCGGGCACTTCTATCTGCACGAGCAGCGAGCCGCGCTCATCGCGGGCCTCCGCCGAGAGCTCCAGGCCCATGTGCCTGGGCATCTCGAGGTCGCCGGGTGAGGGCTCGGGGCGCGTCAGCCCAGCTTCCGCAGGTGGTTGCCGACGTGGTGCAGGTACTCCTGCTTCTCGACGACCAGGGGATACTCCTGGGCGTTGTAGAAGTGGATGCCCGCGAGCAGGTCCGGTTGAGGGCCACGGCGGACGCGCTCCAGGTGCCGTGCCTTGTCGGGTGCTCGGGTCCGAGCCTGCAGGTAGGCCGCGATGAGCTGCCCCTGGGATTCGTAGATGTCCCAGTGGGCGCCCACGGGGCGCACGAGCCCCGCGACGAACAGCATGTCGGTCTCGGGCGGGAAGATGTGCAGGTAGAGCGAAGGGTGGTGCGCGCTCTCCGGCCAGTTGAGGTGCTTCCGGTCGATGAAGGGATACGAGGGCTGATAGCCCGTGGCGAGGAAGATGACGTCGATCTGCTCATCCGTCCCGTCATCGAAGAACACCCGGTCGCCTTCGACGCGCAGCACGTCTCCTTTATGGTGGATGTCGCCGTGCGTGTAGTGGTGATGGAGCTGGTCGCCGAGGATGGGGATGACCAGACCTCGCTCCGCCGCGGGAATGGGGATGCCCAGCGCGCGCGAGCGGCGCTTGAGGAAGCCGAAGAACAGGGCATAGGCCACGCGCCGCAGGAAGGTGGGGGCCCGGAGCTGGAGCAGCGTGTCGGTGGGCCGGCCCATCAGGTACTTGGGCATGCAGTAGAAGCCCCGGCGCGTGCTGTGGAAGGTGCGCGCGGCGTTCATGGCGGACTCGCAGAGGACGTCCGCCGCGGACTGGCCCGCGCCCACGACGAGCACGCGCTTGTTCCACAGTTGCTGCGGGTGCTTGAAGTCCTGCGAGTGCAGCACCTGGAGCGTGGGCTCGCCAGGGAAGCGGGGGACGCGCGCCAGGCGGTCATGCCCGGTGGCCACCACCACGCCGGCGTATTCGCGCGGTGCTTCGCCTTCCACCTCCACGCGCCAGGCCGTGCCGGACGGCTCCATGCGCGCCACGCGGGTGTTGAAGCGAAGGTGCGGCTCGAGCCCGAAGTGCCGCGCGTAGGCCCGCAGGTAGTCCAACACCAACGCATGGCTGGGGTAGTCCGGGTACGTGGCGGGCATGGGGAAGCCCGGGAACGCCTGGATGGTCTTGGACGCGATGATGTGCGTGTTGCGGCTCATGGGCGAGTCCGCGCGCGCGGCATCCCAGATGCCACCCAACCCGGAGGCGGACTCCAGCACCTCGAAGGGCAGTCCGGCCGCCTTGAATGCCTTTGCAACAGCCAGTCCCGCGGCGCCAGCGCCAATAATACAAAACGTCTGACCGGTTTGATTCCCGCTCATGTCAGTGATAGTCGCAGTATGGATTGGGAATGGTCTAAAAGGCGGGCGAGTGTGTCATGAAGCGTATCTGGGTGCAAACCTTGGTGGCGGTCCTGATACTGCTTGGTGTCGGGCTTGCCATTGTCAATTCGCTGGACACCTTTCATGAGTATCAGATCCCCGGATGCGTGCTGGGGATTTTCGAGATCGCATCGCCGCTTTCCCTTTCCGCATGTGTGGGTTTGAGCGCGGTGTTGACCGCGTGCAACCTGACGGGGCGGTATCTCAAATGGATGGTGTTGCTTCGGGCCGGGCACGTGCTTGCCCCGAGCCGCAAGCTGTTCTTCGCGTTCCTGTCCGCCTTCATCGGTAACCTGACGCCGTTCTATCTGCTGTATGTCTTGCGTATCGCGCCGTTGCGCGCGCGCTTCCTGCGCGCAGGGCTCCTGCTGGCGGCGGATCTCGCCACGGACGCGGTGGCCATCGTGCTGCTGGCCCGGGTGTCCACCGTCCCGTTGCTTGGCGCGGCGGCGCTCGTGTTCGGCGTGGGGGCGTTCGCGCTGGCGCTGTTCCCCAGCAAGAGCCAGGAGCGCGCGGTGGGATTGCTGCCCCTGGTCACCAGCCTGTTCTTCGCCCAGGGCTTCGCGGTGCTCATCTGGGCGGTGACGGGCCTGTCGCTGTGGGTGGCTCTCCAGTCATTCGGCGTGGACACCGCGATGGTGGAGGCCCTGCGCATCTACGCGGCCAGTCACGCGGAGGGCGCCGCCTCCGTGACGCTGCCGGGCTTCCTGCGCGTGGGCCGGAGCATGATTGCCCTGCTCATGGACGGGGGCGTGCCGGTGGAGAAGGCCGTCTTCGCGGTGGCGCTGGTGCGCGCCTTCACCTACTGGCTCGTCATCCTGGCCGCGCTCTGGGGGCTGCTGCGCCTGCGCCGCCTCTTCGCGAGCCGGCAGGAGGACGCCAATCACTTCGACCTGATCGCGGATGCGTACCGTGCCAACGTCCCCGAGCACATCCGCGTGCGCCTGCTGAACCGGAAGATCGAACTGAACCTGCACCACCTTCCTCGCGAGCAGTACGTCCGAGGCGTGGACGCGGGCTGCGGGCAGGGGTGGTACCTGAAGGAGATGCGCAGTCAGGGCTACGTGGTGGAGGGCATCGACTTTTCCGACAACCAGGTGCGGCAGGCCCGGATGTACCTGGGGGAGGATGCCGGCGGGGTGCGGCAGGGCTCCATCTCCGCGCTGCCCTTCGCGGACGCCTCACAGGACTTCGTCTATGCCGTCAACGTCATCCACCACCTGCCCGGGGTGGAGCACCAGCAGCAGGCGTTCGAGGAGGTCCGCCGGGTGCTGCGGCCCGGGGGGCGCTTCGTGGTGCACGAGATGAACGTGAACAACCCCCTGTTCCGCTTCTACATGAGCTACGTCTTCCCGCTGCTCAAGGACATCGACGACGGCACCGAGGTCTGGCTGAAGGCGCCGCAAGGCCGGTTCCGCGAAGGGTGGACGCTCGTGAAGACGGAGTACCGCACGTTCCTGCCCGACTTCATTCCGGAGTTCGCCTATCGATGGCTCT
This genomic window from Myxococcus hansupus contains:
- a CDS encoding SDR family NAD(P)-dependent oxidoreductase, whose product is MSHTTDPTGLADLRLDAATAVIGMACRFPDARDAAAFWSNLHAGHNSVTEVPPERWDVGRWYSPDITAPDRSPSRWGAFLGDFDRFDHGFFNVSPREARNMDPQQRLLLEETWHCIEDAGVSVPALTRARTAVYVGAMAMDHYQSVYAPGVETEGHACAGAYACMLANRVSYHLGLRGESLTLDTACSSSLVALHQARRALLLGEADYCLVAGVSLDFSPWKYVSFGKSRMLSPTGQCRTFDKDADGYVPGEGVGVLLLRRLTDAERDGNAIHGVIRGTAVNHVGRAASLTAPRADAQRDVILAACRDANVEPSTLTYVEAHGTGTSLGDPVEVSALTEAFRTSTDQRGFCGIGSVKTNIGHLEAAAGVAGLIKVLLMMRHAWIPATLNLQTRNPLIDFDGSPFVPVTQGQPWVRANGAPLRAGVSSFGFGGVNSHAVVEEYRPAAPPAVPGPDDAPFAFVLSARTESGLQALRRSWAERCRAEDFDAVALRDACLTLQSTQRGFKHRFSAVVRTPADLVEKLESDTLGARVPVASGPLTLVFGALPDGGLSAARSLYGRDPLFEKALDARTGALLEAGNLASMAALLDLPAVPEELRPALALCVQGAFAESLEQCGAPFRRFAGESLTALVAAGALPFDETLRAVLPGGGGARVELRRPLVACLHPLTGEALLPWEADKERLQALIDSVHVGSEDVRRSVSDARLLFGSQHTFSRHLEEWRAPLVTVRRDLDALLAGPSPSDERVAGLVLATARLRVDRKWSLAGTGPVDNAALVALAALVADGHLLHDESLRLLLSPRSAEDLATMAQALARRLNETKAQGPCLAARGPGEPLRDATGSVLVSSLMDATPVSWPDVAGPTLALGTPRAPVSPATHVLALDGDVAGTKLKVLTALWRAGADIDWERLADGCPYRPFRLPGYVFEGPRFPPARTTWPDPHTAARASDTLVPVPLEPASMTPPFTDAAQHATQPMEGTWRPEHPIIRDHRITGHLLVPGAELLRAAIVAARRTAPAAAVLSGVSFHTPKLIDAERPYTVDTEVPGRFVVRTADTQICTGMVALATAESLTRSQEPLPEPGVEAVTAQELYARLAEAGYDYGDSLRVIRRVQWSGGRFVAQLRGAPDTGAVDAALLDGVLQCVVAHAALSGRGGQGTLLIPYFIQRLQLSGALRGDVTVELRDTAVREQGADLRADIRVRTPGGGEVLELEGAVFRRVSKDFLSATEPLRTVPRSGPLEGASLYAPRWLATEPPAPGPISQGVSLLLLPPGADAHALKGVLAELGEVIVARASSDAHPGEQAFDPEDPTAWSRLVSHASNAATPSEVSLRIYSLLAAGDATPATVDELWGAQAHGARALFLLAKAAGASRFKSVRIAISAPNGFSVQAGDSVRGHASASLLGAARTLALEYRKLRPVVIDAGQDGSDDVSVLRLLRQESLAASDAEHVVAYRDTRRFVARVARAETTSRDVAYREGGVFLIVGGAGGLGRKTAAHIARRTRGARIALVGRSPASAAISSAVQELQGLGTGTQVRYFATDVTQPEALAASLAEIRQALGPIRGVIHSGGVLEDRLMFSKDAASFDRVLRPKVLGAWLLDRLTATDPLDFFIAYSSVVSELGNVGQVDYAAANAFLDAFMDFRRAQGRPGRSLSVNWTLWADGGMGRDAHAIEQLAARGITALEDGPAFAALDAALTSPEARLIVLGPGTAHPFGERLLDDHTVPTRAAPITGDGESIEASLRQLFAERLEADATTLDRTESFFALGVDSVMVKDLMRELDRTYDGLSPTLLFERSNLQELAAYLSTRPVKTTTPEAPRPATPEVRHVDAPLAHAKTPDRAIAIIGMSGRFPKAPNLDAYWSNLLAGRDCITEVPADRWDAQRHFHPDPANPDTTYGRWGGFIDDVDKFDPFFFNIAVREAEQLDPQQRLFLESAWETVEHAGYGNRRRLRDANVGLFVGVMWNEYSLVTAEQGAFRDRYAGPGSLYWQIANRVSYFMDLTGPSVAIDTACSSSLTALHLACQSLWDGECGMAIAGGVNVSLHPFKYVYLGQLRFLSTDGKCRSFGDGGTGYVPGEGVGAVLLKPLDQALKDGDTIHAVIRGTSVNHGGRASGFTVPNPNQQAALVEAAFERAGVSPTDIGYVECHGTGTSLGDPIELRGLTQAFLKRGAPGGAPVCAIGSAKSSIGHLESAAGIAGLIKAVLTLQHGKIPPNLHSRVKNPNIDFASGPFYVAEQVLDFPMKEGSRFAGLSSFGAGGSNAHAILQWSSAWNTPSTEENAPELFVLSAMNPSQLGLLCRRLRDALSTDGTTHYALRDIAATLATGRLELAERLALVASTRQELLRKLDAALASEGLEASGVARGHAKPGGGERTRLAQWIQHRELVPLAEQWVRGAPVDLSALFEDRRWRRVALPSYPFERRRCWIPPASDTPSRAPAATLHPLVHSNVSTLREQRFATALTGEEFFLADHLVGGRKLLPAVASIEIARAAAVLSGESAHTLRDFVWMRPLVGDTSGCRFDVRLTEGDTDLEFALVGAAEDGDTVFARGRILTQAAPNPPPPAVDLRALRANATKTLSRDAVYGKFRSLGFDYGPTFQSIVEVSRTGQDALARLELPPGAVSAALPLNPALLDGALQTALVLLDDGGDGRSPPLPFALGAVEVHKTPTGQCWAWVRRNAAQRLEVSLLDESGQVLVSMRDLVLMRAQAEAGGTVPTAQAAPLKPTSDAALRTHVEEQLLAVYAELLKVSVEELDPEVPVSNYGVESVMMMTVLNRVEALFGKAVEPNAIVEHPAVRDFATHLIEEGVVTAARLNPEPAPVKAPPSRQETSASPLWPISPATAAAALPPQRVAITAPTGKERRIAVVAMSTRQPMSSNLEAFWRNLVAGRRLTQEVPRQRLEDLQRTGSLPGDLEHIRFGGFVEGIDLFDAGAFGIPDADALLMDPQQRILLELSRELFDAAGYRDAELTGRRVAVFVGGAESAYLRRHRASVPDASAGRMVLSTIQNMLAARISDHYGFTGWSQTVDTACSSSLVAIHQACRSLIEGEAEMAVAGGVELIIDPFYFTGFSRAGVLSDSANSYVFDERANGFVLGEGAGLVLLKPYEAALRDGDRIIALIAGSAVNNDGRTMGLTTPNQERQTELITEALRVSGLKPTDVTYLEAHGTGTLLGDPIEVRAATRAFGRGTERWCALGSVKSNVGHALHAAGVAAFLKTALAVERGLIPATLNCDRPHPRFRFEDSPFRPNTETSSWTPASGVRRAGISSFGFGGTNCHVILEQFTREGAPQTRQPLPETRFQRRAYWLGRAGEERLSRHDLLLRLSRGELTPDAALDLRRQMRTTD
- a CDS encoding thioesterase II family protein, which encodes MREKWIYRRSIPTARLRLFCFPYAGGGASIYSRWQDAFADDIEVCAVELPGRRARLRETPIRQAEALVQATAGALSALQDLPFAFFGHSMGALLAFELALHLRRAGQPGPRALFLSAAAAPQLPRRHRPMWNLPDAEFLKELRHYGGTPEEVFADPAMVSLFLPALRADFELFDTYAYGGATLEDVPLYVYGGRDDVRVTPGSLRAWGEVAPGLQAVELFPGGHFYLHEQRAALIAGLRRELQAHVPGHLEVAG
- a CDS encoding flavin-containing monooxygenase; translation: MSGNQTGQTFCIIGAGAAGLAVAKAFKAAGLPFEVLESASGLGGIWDAARADSPMSRNTHIIASKTIQAFPGFPMPATYPDYPSHALVLDYLRAYARHFGLEPHLRFNTRVARMEPSGTAWRVEVEGEAPREYAGVVVATGHDRLARVPRFPGEPTLQVLHSQDFKHPQQLWNKRVLVVGAGQSAADVLCESAMNAARTFHSTRRGFYCMPKYLMGRPTDTLLQLRAPTFLRRVAYALFFGFLKRRSRALGIPIPAAERGLVIPILGDQLHHHYTHGDIHHKGDVLRVEGDRVFFDDGTDEQIDVIFLATGYQPSYPFIDRKHLNWPESAHHPSLYLHIFPPETDMLFVAGLVRPVGAHWDIYESQGQLIAAYLQARTRAPDKARHLERVRRGPQPDLLAGIHFYNAQEYPLVVEKQEYLHHVGNHLRKLG
- a CDS encoding methyltransferase domain-containing protein is translated as MLTACNLTGRYLKWMVLLRAGHVLAPSRKLFFAFLSAFIGNLTPFYLLYVLRIAPLRARFLRAGLLLAADLATDAVAIVLLARVSTVPLLGAAALVFGVGAFALALFPSKSQERAVGLLPLVTSLFFAQGFAVLIWAVTGLSLWVALQSFGVDTAMVEALRIYAASHAEGAASVTLPGFLRVGRSMIALLMDGGVPVEKAVFAVALVRAFTYWLVILAALWGLLRLRRLFASRQEDANHFDLIADAYRANVPEHIRVRLLNRKIELNLHHLPREQYVRGVDAGCGQGWYLKEMRSQGYVVEGIDFSDNQVRQARMYLGEDAGGVRQGSISALPFADASQDFVYAVNVIHHLPGVEHQQQAFEEVRRVLRPGGRFVVHEMNVNNPLFRFYMSYVFPLLKDIDDGTEVWLKAPQGRFREGWTLVKTEYRTFLPDFIPEFAYRWLWGVERFLERNRHAAPFSAHVTFVLEKTVPPSATP